One part of the Aricia agestis chromosome Z, ilAriAges1.1, whole genome shotgun sequence genome encodes these proteins:
- the LOC121739026 gene encoding ABC transporter F family member 4-like, giving the protein MHSIILLFALAACASAVSIPLRQNPETLCIGQENFLRIADVQSCVHYFQCYAGRSYLMQCPMDTWFNEQEQICDRSEAPEGCLVEPQPEPQPEPEPEPEPEPETEQEPEPEPESEPEPEPEPESELEPEPESEPEQEELQMESEEDSQEAPEDSEEEDEIEELKLHRHDHEEHDDHHNHHDDDHHAHHHDHHHEHNHDHEVEGSGEPESSEEDDAVVGLIRARFIRQQEEIEEEEEIEGLKAVKRQNDDGDLEDEKENDDELENKQEEIEDDEDIEVERHRKSTKQDDGENEEEDEEEPSRQEEIENDEEEQVEDRKKTRKLKQEEVEEDNEEEVDNRQEIVEEENEEVDSRQEEQNDEENDQEDLVKKLFRFVKQEEQDEENEDSEQEIFKRSRRSLQKQEEQDEQDEQDEQDEQEGDEVELRQEEIEGEDEEEELNRQEEIEEEEDDEMKRQEEIEDEEDNEEMKRQEEMEDDNEEEISRQEEIEEVDEEESKRQEEIDEEEEQDEPQRQSFFKRIFRVFV; this is encoded by the exons ATGCACT CGATAATCCTCCTCTTTGCGCTGGCGGCGTGCGCTTCAGCCGTCTCAATCCCCCTGAGACAGAATCCGGAGACGCTGTGCATCGGTCAGGAGAACTTCCTTCGCATCGCTGACGTCCAGAGTTGCGTGCACTACTTCCAGTGCTATGCCGGTCGCTCCTATCTCATGCAGTGCCCTATGGACACGTGGTTCAATGAGCAGGAACag ATTTGTGATCGATCTGAGGCACCGGAAGGATGTTTGGTAGAGCCGCAGCCGGAACCACAGCCCGAACCAGAGCCGGAACCCGAACCAGAGCCGGAAACCGAACAAGAGCCGGAACCCGAACCAGAATCCGAGCCAGAACCTGAACCAGAACCGGAATCTGAGCTAGAACCAGAACCAGAGTCAGAACCCGAACAAGAAGAGTTACAAATGGAATCTGAGGAAGATTCTCAGGAAGCTCCTGAAGACAGTGAAGAGGAGGATGAGATAGAAGAATTAAAATTACACCGCCATGATCACGAGGAACACGATGACCACCACAACCACCATGACGATGATCATCACGCTCATCATCACGATCATCATCACGAGCACAACCATGATCATGAAGTTGAAGGATCAGGTGAACCTGAAAGTTCGGAAGAGGATGATGCTGTAGTAGGGCTGATTAGAGCTAGGTTCATTAGACAACAGGAAGAAATTGAAGAGGAAGAAGAAATTGAGGGTCTTAAAGCCGTAAAACGTCAAAATGACGATGGCGACTTAGAAgatgaaaaagaaaatgacgaTGAACTAGAAAACAAGCAGGAAGAAATTGAAGATGATGAAGACATTGAAGTGGAAAGGCACAGAAAATCAACAAAGCAAGATGATGGGGAAAATGAAGAAGAAGACGAAGAGGAACCCAGCAGACAGGAGGAAATAGAAAATGACGAAGAGGAGCAAGTTGAAGACAGGAAAAAGACACGAAAACTTAAACAAGAAGAGGTTGAAGAAGACAATGAGGAAGAAGTTGATAATAGACAAGAAATAGTAGAAGAAGAAAACGAGGAAGTTGATAGCAGACAAGAAGAACAAAATGATGAGGAAAACGACCAAGAAGACTTAGTGAAGAAGCTATTCAGATTTGTCAAACAAGAAGAACAAGACGAAGAGAATGAGGATAGTGAACAAGAAATTTTTAAGAGGTCTCGCAGGTCACTTCAGAAGCAAGAAGAGCAAGATGAGCAAGATGAGCAAGATGAGCAAGATGAGCAAGAAGGTGATGAAGTGGAATTAAGACAAGAGGAAATTGAAGGCGAAGATGAAGAAGAAGAGTTGAATAGGCAAGAAGAAATTGAAGAGGAAGAAGATGATGAAATGAAAAGGCAAGAAGAAATTGAAGACGAGGAAGATAATGAAGAAATGAAAAGGCAAGAAGAGATGGAAGATGATAATGAGGAAGAAATTAGCAGGCAAGAAGAAATCGAAGAGGTCGATGAGGAAGAATCGAAAAGACAAGAAGAAATAGACGAAGAAGAAGAGCAGGATGAACCCCAAAGGCAATCCTTTTTCAAAAGAATTTTCCGAGTTTTCGTTTGA